From the genome of Glycine max cultivar Williams 82 chromosome 2, Glycine_max_v4.0, whole genome shotgun sequence, one region includes:
- the LOC100780047 gene encoding serine/threonine-protein phosphatase PP1, translating into MERGVLDGIISRLLQVRVRPGKQVQLSEAEIRQLCAVSRDIFLKQPNLLELEPPIKICGDIHGQYSDLLRLFEHGGLPPRSNYLFLGDYVDRGKQSLETICLLLAYKIKYPENFFLLRGNHECASINRVYGFYDECKRRFNVRLWKIFADCFNCMPVAAIIEEKIFCMHGGLSPELHNLSQISSLPRPTEVPESGLLCDLLWSDPSKDIEGWGDNERGVSYTFGASRVTEFLGKHDLDLICRAHQVVEDGYEFFSNRQLVTIFSAPNYCGEFDNAGAMMTVDETLMCSFQILRPVEHRKPKFGFGSKTTFKAVLDAARV; encoded by the exons ATGGAACGTGGGGTTCTTGATGGTATCATCAGTCGGCTGCTTCAAGTCAGAGTGAGACCTGGGAAACAGGTTCAGCTTTCAGAGGCAGAAATCAGGCAGCTTTGTGCGGTTTCCAGAGATATCTTTTTGAAGCAGCCCAATCTGTTGGAACTGGAACCACCAATTAAGATATGTG GAGACATCCATGGTCAATATTCTGACCTTCTGAGACTTTTTGAGCATGGTGGATTGCCTCCTCGCTCCAACTACTTATTCTTAGGCGATTATGTCGACCGTGGAAAGCAAAGCCTTGAGACAATATGTCTTCTTTTGGCATACAAGATAAAGTACCCTGAGAACTTCTTCCTCCTTAGAGGCAATCATGAATGTGCTTCCATAAACCGCGTCTACGGCTTCTACGACGAATGTAAACGGCGATTCAACGTCAGGCTATGGAAAATATTTGCAGATTGCTTCAACTGCATGCCTGTGGCAGCTATCATTGAGGAAAAGATTTTCTGTATGCATGGTGGACTCTCTCCAGAATTGCACAATCTAAGTCAGATAAGTAGTTTGCCGCGTCCAACCGAAGTACCCGAGAGTGGTCTACTATGTGATCTCTTGTGGTCTGATCCTAGTAAAGACATTGAGGGTTGGGGAGACAATGAGCGCGGAGTTTCTTATACTTTTGGTGCTAGCAGGGTGACAGAATTTCTTGGAAAGCATGATCTTGACCTGATTTGTAGAGCACACCAG GTTGttgaagatggatatgaatttttttccaaTAGACAACTTGTGACTATCTTTTCTGCACCTAACTACTGTGGAGAATTTGACAATGCTGGAGCAATGATGACTGTTGATGAGACACTTATGTGCTCTTTTCAGATACTAAGGCCTGTGGAACACAGAAAGCCTAAGTTTGGTTTTGGGAGCAAAACTACATTCAAG GCAGTTCTTGATGCTGCTAGAGTATGA